The Triticum urartu cultivar G1812 chromosome 6, Tu2.1, whole genome shotgun sequence genome includes the window CCAAGTAAGATGAAAGAACAAGATAGGTATTATCAACTCTAAAAACAACCAGTGTACACCTTCTATAGTGAAAGATACCGGTTCTAAAAACATAAACACTTCGAAAAGTGATTCAAAACTGCCAATTTATATATCAAATGGAGGTACTACTGCATGTGTTCCTCAATCCATTTTCAATAAAACCAACAGATTTCAGGCTCTAAAATCAACCGGAAGCAATTCTAATACCCCCTCTAAGAACTATTGAAATATGAGCAATTGGAGCAACAACGTAAAACTATCATGCACAGTTTTACGTGCAATGAGAACAATTTAACATGAACTCCTACAAACATAGCAGCAGCAAGCATGTTGTTGAACCCAAAATAAGGTAGATATAGCAACAGTCAACTACTCACATCTTCTCCTAGATGTCCTGAAGCACCACCCAAAAGAAACAACCCTACCAGAAAGAACACTGAAAGCAACAGAGCTTCCTAGACAGTTAGACCTCTCCATCACTCAAGTGGGCTGCCCAGGTTTTGCAAGTAGACTGCAAGTTTCATCATGACCCTCCAGGCCAGGTGCGACTCATCCTCCACGTCGAGCTTCTCGCGCTCCACCTGCTGCAGCCACTGCTTCACAGCAAGGAGCTCCTGGTGCTGCATAAGCATATTCTCTTCCATCATCCTCATCTCACTTCTCAGTACCCGGGTCTCCTCATCTACGGCCTTCACGCGGATCTCTTCCTCCTTCGCGGCTGCTTCCATCAACCTGACCTTCATCCTCAGACGTGCAATCTCCTCGTCCTTCAACCGCATCTCGTACCTGGCGTCTTTGGAGCTTATCTTGCCCGACGGCGTCGAGGCGTGAGCTGCTGCACGGGTGCATTTCGCTCGGGCTCCATACTCCAGGGTGGAGATCGTCTTGTGGAGGTCCTTTGGGTCAGGGCTTGCACACAGGATCATGAGGATTTTGGATCCCTCGTCATCGAATGAGTCCTGAAATTCCATTTAGGAACGACGTGTGGTTATCCCGTACCCGTAGTAGCATTGTGAGCTTGCTGTCCCGGAATGGGACATGTGAGTCACCGTTGGCAATCGACTCAACCACCCGCTTCAGCGTCGTGTTCCCTTGATTAATTCTTCCCGTCTGCGCAAGCCAAACGTGCAAGAAACTGTTAACTGAACTTGCAAGTTGCAGCTCATTAGTTAGCTCAGCTGCTACAAATATGTTATGGCGTGTTTAATCATGAGTAAATTCTTGTAGAATATAAGCTACAAGCTGTCAAAAATGCATATCAGCTACACAATAATGATTCAACTGCAATAGCATGCCGATTATTTTCTCAAAGAGAGACTGAAAAACATAATTTAGTTATAATTATCCGTAACATTGCGCACCTCAGATTTATTAACTGGATACTAACCAGTGTTATGAAGCAGGTGTGCAACAAAATTATTAACTGAATTTGCAAGTTGCAGCTCATTAGTTAGCTCAGCTGCAACAGACGCCGATCGTTTTTTCAAAGAGAAACTGAAAAACATACTTCAGATATGATGCTCTGTAACGCCGCAAAAAAAAGTTATAATGCTCTGTAACAATGCACATCTCAGATTTGCAAGTTCCAGCTTATTAGTTAGCTCAGCTGCTACAAATAAGTCATGGATAATTCTTCTAGCATATATATATCAGCTACAAGCTGTGAAAAATGCATACCAGCTACATACCAATGATTCAACTGCAATAATATGCTGATCAATTTTTCAAAGAGAAACTGAAAACATAATTCAGTTATAATTATCCGTAAAGATTTGGCTTCATAAACATGAGTTGTTAAAATATGTTCATGCAGTTGCTATTTGTCTAACCAGAATTCGTATACCGTTGCAGTTCATTACTCCGGTTAGCTGCTAAAATATGTTCATGCAGTCCTTCAACATGAGTTAATTTTCTTCTACTACATCAGGTTCATAACAATTATTCAACTGCAGTAACATGCTGGTCATTTTTTTCAGCGAGAAACTGGAAAAAGACTTAAATTGTTAAGGTGTCACCTCAGATTTGGCTTCATGTCCAGTTTGGCCTGCAGCTTCTATGTTCTCAGAGCCTGCCATGTCCACAAGCATGAGCCTTCCTCCCACCGACGGCACATCCAAGACTATCTGCACAAGCAACACAAAGCAAAGCCCATGAGAAGGCATATATCTTATAAACAGCATGCCTACAAGCACATATACAAGTCAGAAGAACAACCATGCAGTGGCTCCGCGAACTCCTCGCGTTACAGCTCGTGCCCTTCACAGCACGCCGCTTCTCCACTTCGGCGACTTCTCTTGATAGCTTCCCTGCTTCATTTCCAGATATATATGTTGCATTCTTGGCTCTTGTTCCCATCAGTTCTAGCCTTACCTGTACATAGTGCATTGAAAAGATTCAACAAAATTATATCAACCCAAAAGTTCCTTTTACAAAATGACACTCGTATGCATCAGTATCACAAAATTCAGGCCTTGCTGCCAGGTATATGTATTATATAGATTCAATCGCCACACACTTGACTGCATTATAGATTCACCCTCCCATGCATTCCTGGCTTTTGTTCCTATTACAAATCCACACTCCCTGACAAGATAGATGTTGACGTATTTCGTCGGCTCAAGTTTGGCTTCTGAAGATTCATGCTACAACAAATTCAGGTGTACACCAATCCTTGGGGCCTGACAGCAGACCGCTATTGGCCTCCAGTGATACTACTATGAGTGTCCCTGAATAATCGGGCAACTTAAGTACGTGACAACGAACACCCACTTGTAATGGACTCATTGTACTACGCATAAACCTAAAACCTTCATGTTAAATGTAAGAAAAAGCAGAAGTGACACTTAGTGTGACCTTGGGATTGGCTCCTCCGCTGCCGGCGAGCAGATCGTAGACCTGCTCATTGTAGATCTCGAGCACGGAGACCCTCACGAGGctctcgccgtcgccgtcgccgcctccCTCTAGGACGTCCGTGAGCGCGCGGTACACGACGCCGGGCTGCTCGTCCGAGCCGAACATAGTGTGGCTCTTCCCGGAGCCCGTGGGCCCGTAGACCATGACGGTGCACTTGGCGCCCGCGCGCACGCCCTCGACCCTCGGCCGCACGAACCGGGCGTAGAAGGCCTCCAGGCCCTCGTCCGCCGACGCCGACACGCCGTCGAGCGCGAACTCGCGGCACGCGCCGGTGTGGCGCACGCGCACCGACGTCCCGCTGCCGACGACCTCCAGAGCGGACTCCGCGCCGCCGTCGGCGAGGGTGCGGATGCGCGCGACCGCCTCGACCGGGCGCTCCTGTCGCGCTGCGGCGGTGGGGAcgcggaggcggcgggcggcgctcCTCGGGGTGGCCGGggaatggaggaggaggcgggTGTTGGTGCTCTTCGGGGTGGCCGGGgagcggaggaggaggtggctgcCGCTCCTGCTCATCGGTGTGGCCGGGGAGCGGGGGAGGAGGCTGCGAGTGGAGGCGGAGGGCGTGCCCGCGTGGACTCGGGCGAGGTCGCGGCGGATGCTGCCGACCAGCTGGACCAGGTCCTCCGCCGCGAAGAGgttggcggggcggcggcgcttgGCCGAGCGCGGGGGCGTGGCCGCGGCGGCTGCCTGGGGGAAGTCGAGGCGGCGCTTGGAGGCGGGCACCGCGCCGGTGCTGGGGCCGGGGCTGGGCGCCATCGTGAGGCGCCGCGTCGGGCCCGGCGGCCGTGGCGGCAGCGTGCGCGGAGACATCGGCGGAGTTGAAGGCGAAACGAGCCGATTGGTGGCGGGCGGTGGTGGAGGTTGGCGAGAGAAGAGAGGCCTATTCAAAAATTTGAACGCGGCGGAGTGAGGAGAGCGATGCTAGTGGCACCGCGTGGGCGGCAGCCCAGAGGAGAGTGTGTAGGCCACTAGGCACTAGCCCATCGCCGTTTATTTTGACCGGAAGACGGTTCATCGCTGGCTCTGGCTAGCTGCTGCTGCCTCTCCCACCGTGAACGTCAAGTCCCATCCAAGTCCAACGACTGAACTGAGCTGAAGCATCAATCAATGCATGCATGGTTTTGCTTTCCCTtacatttttattttattttgcctTCAAAGAGCCAACGGTCCATTTGAACACATTGCGAAGCCACTACGTACATCGTATACAGACTACTCGGGCTTCAGATGTCCTGTCCCGGCAGTGCACGTCTGAACCGGAGAAAACAGCTGAGCTGATGCTCAAGTGTGTGTACGCGCAACAAGTACTTTATACCAATATATACGCTCGCTCGGACGGTGTTTATTCATAAGGTCTCACTTGTCAGCTGTAACTACAAACACGAGTTGAGAACACAGGCCGTCCTAACATCACAGCCAATATAGTAAAATTATCTTTCAGTAGAGTTCCCTACAAAAAAAACTTTCATCAGGCGCTCGCGCTCGCTCAAGGGCGCCGCTTTTCTTCTTGGAGACGTCGGTCTATGTCTGCTCCTTCATTTCCTCCCTCTCTACCTCTCGGGTGAAAACCCTAACTCCGGTGGGCGGCGGTGGCGTTCTTGATGTCGTGACCTTCCTGAAGGCGTCGCCTTGAGGGCTGAGTGGTGGTGGGCACTGTGTGGGTTCCTGACGGTTGCTGGTGATGAGCACTGCTTCGGGGGAAACCATAGGATCTGGTTCTCCAGATCAGACGGTGGCGGTATTGCGGTGACGGTTTCTCTTCTGGGAGCATCGTTTGTGGAGCAGCACTAGAAGGCACAGGCAGGAGGTGGAGCGACTCCGTCTTGCACGAAGCTTTCGGTGGAGCTGTCAAGTCATGCATGGGCGACAGGTGCTACGCTGAGACATGTCTGGTTggcaggtgctacgcacgacaAACCTTCCAGAGTCTTAATGCCTGGACGGACAAGCGCATGACGGTGGTGCCGTTGgcgccgtggtggcgtcgacggaTGTCCGGACTGGTAAGGATGATGCGGACTTATCTCCTGAAGATGGGTCAGTGGTCCGACGAAGATGGCGGCTTCTAAAACGTGTGCATGTGGTGTGCGCTTTAGGTCTGTTGCACCGGTTGTTAGTCCCGATACGTTATATGGATCAGGGCCGTACCTGAGAAAATGGAGGCCCGGTGCGAAATCAAATTATGGGCCCTTTGCATTTTTCACATTTtcttatgttctcatgtcatgacTTATACTTCCTCATCTGAATTACCTGATTTTTTTTGCATAAATCTCAAGACATTGCAGAAACTAAAGCTAAGAGACATACATCAACACTTAAGAACTGAGCATAGATATAGAAAGAAATGAAAAAACCTTAGCTTCCAATCGCAGTCTACAATTGATGCTGATCCACACAAGTCGTAGGGCTGGCAACAAATAGCGAAGCTATCAAGAGAAACACCGATATGCAGCCCTACCAATTTAAGATTTGAGAAGAACAGACCACCAAAAAAAAGGAGGATTGAAAGTAGAAGAGTACCTATTTGATGTTCACTGCAATGGATTATTTGGGGAAATTGCAGAAAATTAGTAGTAGAAGGGGATTGGGAGTGGAACTTTACCTATTGGAtgctctctcttttttttggcctcaTTGCAATGGATTATATTCGGGAAATTGCAAAGAATTAACAGACGGGGGATTGGGAGTGGAACCTTAATAAGGAGTGAAGATTGATGAGGATTATGGACTAAAATCCGGATCAAGAAGTGAAGATTGATGCGGATTATAGACTAAATTCCGGATCAAGGAGTGAAGATTGATAAGGAGTAGGAGGGGGTACTGTGCCTAATCTCCAAAGAAGCCGAAGATAAAGAGATAGAGAGCCATGCGTGAGAATCTCATAAAAAGAGAATAAAAAAACCATGCGTCAGGAGAGGCTGGAACATTAATTTGTGCAAGTTCCCATGTACTAGTATTAGTTGGCTGAGTTAATTTACTTCCTTGGAGTAGTATCGGTAAATTCCTGTTTTGGTTATTAAACTATCGATGCTTATACCTAATACTACTTGCAAATTAGTCCACTAGTTCACTGATACTCTCACTGATTTGGGGCCCCATTGATTTGGGGGCCCTGTACATGCGCACATCCTGCACTGATGCCTGATACGGGACTGATATGGATGGATCGGCGACGACACTGGTTGTAGATATGGGAAGTGACATCACTCCTTATTATCGAATTCGTAAGTGTGAGTGATGGCTTCGCGTCATTTGATATATGTTCTTGTAAGACCGTGGTGGAATAATTAATAAAGATGGTTGCATGCAATCGATTCATGCAAAGACCGGGATTTaacctccttttcaaaaaaaaattaacTACATATTCCAAGTATTCATACAGCGGGACACTAACAGCTTCCTCCACCTGTCAAACACATCTTTTAAATAACAACAGCAACAATAATAACAAACAAGGTCGTATCATCATCAGCAAACATACATCCAACATGAAGAAAAAGCAGCGGCGGGGGacaaaaaagaaaagaatcgAATTACAAACTAGCAGCAGTGTATAAAAATCTATCCTGTGCTTTCCTCGGGGTACAAGCCGCGCATTGTCTCAGACGACATCGCCTGTCTGCGCCCGGCGGGCAGCAACCCCGCCGTCGGCACCTAATCTATACCTAATATTAAAAAAAGAATGTTTCTCCAATTTTTTTCGTTCACGGTGGGATCCATATAATTTTCGTACGTCCCGTTTCCTCGTGCGAGCGTTTTTTGGTTCTCCCGATTCGTTTCTGTCAAAAAAATAATCGCAGAACACACAGAGCCGCAACGGGACGGCCCATTAGCGTACAAACAACCCGCGCTTGgaaattaaaaaaaattcaaaaaaattatgtgCCGCAAGGAATCAAACCCAGCATTCATGGTACAGCACTCAGAAAGCTAGCCACTAGACTAAACAAGACTAGATGTTTTATTAGAAGCGTGAAATTTTAAGTTAAGTATGTAGTCGCGTCAGATACTGAGAGGAAAATATTTTTTAAGTGAATATATTTTAGAATGCCAAAATTTTGCGAAGTTGTTAAtaatttttttaagtcaaacaaGTTTAAAAGAAAAATATTTCTCTTTTTGTTTTGAAAACTGAGTATTTTTAAAAACACAAACAATTTTTTAAACTAGGAGGCACTGTTGTAATTGTTTTGCGAATTTGCAAACATTTTAAAAATACAAATATTTttggaaatttaattttgaaATTGCGAACATGTTTTTTGAAAAGAAATTGGGAGGTACTATAGCTAAAATGTTTTAATTTATACTCCATCCATCCAGAAATACTAGTCAAAGGAATGGATGTATCTAAACGTATTTTAGTTCTACATACATTTACTTTTATCAATTTTTACGATAAATAATTTCAGATGGAAGGAGTTGCTAGCAATAAAACTTGGCGAATTTTTGAAATATGCCCACCTGATATATTATTTTAGTTCAATTTATTAAACTAGGGATATGTAAGGAATTGTTTTCTCTGTCGCGTCTTCAAGTACGACCTGTTTCGCTCGGCTCAGTGAGTCCTGTCAAAATGCATGAAGTGTCCAACTGAAGTTTCATGGTCTACCTGACACAAACTACTCAATTTACATGATAACACGGACATATATTATGAAAACAATTCCTTATTTAATATTATCTTAATTTTTTTTTTCTTATTTGACACTGGAAAACTTTTTCTTCTCTATCTAACAACGAGTCTAAATTTTATGCCTTTTACGACACTTTCGTCTATTTTAagcctaaatgacacctgaaaGAACTCTTTTGCACCTCACGTGATATGTGTGTGCGCGGGGCAGTAGCACACATAGGCAACATCAGTGTGAGGGCAGTAGGACACACACATCAGCACATACACATGcagcaacacacacacacacacacacacacagcagcacacacacgcacgcacacaacAGCACACACGGACACGCACGCACGCAGCAGCACACAGGCACACGCGCACACATAGCAGCACACTCACAGGCAGCCCACACACGCAGCAGCACACTCACAGACAACACACACACAGCAGCACACCCAAGCAGCACGGATGCACACAACACATAGGCACGCAACATCATACACACACAGTAGCAAACACGCATGCGgtagcacacacacacacatatgtgcACACGCACACGCAACAGCACACACACGCATACAAACATAGCACATGAGGGCAAAAAGGTCTTTTTAGGTGTCATTTAGGCTTAAAATGGACAAAAGTGTTATAAAAGGCATAAAATTTAGAATCGTTGTTAGATACAGAAGAAATTATTTATCGATGTCAAATACGGCATAAACTTTAGACACGGTGTTAAATAAGGAATTATCTCTATATTATGTGCAGTGCTTTTCCATATTATATTAGCAAGATGATAAAAGAACTTATTTCAACGCTCTTAATCTTCGTCGGACACATAGGCGGCTCAACAATCCAGCTATTGAACCTTGCCAACTTTCGTTTAATGGCTGGTACTACGACCACCAACGACGAGGATGACAAAGACGACAAGGGGAAATATGTGTCTGAAGTTATATTGAAATGGAGGATATGAACCTGATGACGAGGTATTAGTCATGTTTATTATGTTATGGGCATGAGGGTGAGGTGTTTAGCCACGTTTAGAGGGTTGTTTTCTCCCGTTGTAACACATGGACATTTTTGCTAGTAAACATCTTATGGACGGACACCGGGGCAAcctaaggcctcctttggtttagaggaatCTTGTAGAaatttcataggataggatttctataggaaaaattcttttagagccctttggtttgtaggaatgaaatcctattcctatggaggaattcttcctatcctccacattttatagaaaaataaacattagcctagactcaatggaaaaaatcctatgatgtgaatcaaagggcatctcctttcctattcctactcataagatttgagatacatgtcatctcatttcctatgacTTTCTTATTCCtacgattttcctaccctatgaaccaaaggaggcctatgATGTAACACTGTTTTACTCAAAGCCGTCCATCATAGGGTGCTAGCCCCCTTCCGAGGAGGTGCTTTTTGACGACTGTTTCCGGGCTGTGCCGCGCCTGCCCTTGGCTTTCTTTGCCTTCATCCTACGCTTCTTCTCGGTGGCGTCGACCCAGGTGTACTCGGAATGTATGTGGAACGGATCGACCTCGTCTTTCCGGTTCTTTCTAGGAAAGCGTTATAAATCAACCGGCAAATCGCAGGCTGGCGTCCGCCTCCTTCTCTGCATGCCACGTGCCTCATGGCCACCACCACAAAGTTTTTGCAACTAGCCTGTTGTTGCAATCTATCTCATCGCAACAAGGGCTTTGTTGCAGGATCTGGGTCCTTTAGAGAAATCACTGCTCGTGCTCCTCCCGATCTCCCGCCGAGTCTGCCACCTTCCTGTGGTACTCCGACCACCTCAAGCTTGCCGTGGAACAATCGCCAATATCTGTCCGCGGCGCCGCTGGTGTGAGAGGGGCCAGCTTCTGCAGCCCGACCCCCGCATGCCATGGCCTTGCAAGCGTCGCAGTCGCCTCGCTGCCATGACCGCCGCTCGAGGGGCATGCCTGAGCTCCGCTCTGGCCTCCCCTCTAGCCTCCGCCGTTGCTCCGTCGGCGGTGCTCTTTTATTCTTTTCCGCAACAACGGCCTTGTTGCAAAAGCACACCCGCAACATTATCTTTGTTACAGAAATTTCTCGATTCATACCACAAACACGTCATCTTTTTCAGTAAAAAAATCTGCAACATTATTCATGTTGTAGTAGTCCTCCCGCAACATCATCTATGTTGCAAAAAATAAAGACAAAAAGAATTGCAACAGAATATTTGTTGTAAAAGTTTCTGCAACAAGGCCTTTGTTGCAAACATTTCTGCAACAAGACCTCTGTACATATACGAGCTCCACAATAATATTACCAAATACAGCATCAGGCACGAGCAAATGGGATCAAAATACTCCAATTCATGTAGTTAGGGAAATAAACTCAGCTTGAGACAAAAGGCCAGGCTAAAAATGTATCATGTTTGGAAATAAAATTAAGTAGATTATCATAGGTGTGAAATAAAATTAAGTGGATTATCCAATCAAACATGGAGTGGAGATCTTTGTGCTTCAAGCTAACTCATGATCAACAACATTAGCTTCATGTGGACAATTTCAAATGATACATTCATAAACTCTCTTGGCAGCATTCCTCGTAGATGGTAACAAACATAATCTGGATCACCTTCATGAAGTCATAGTTTACAATCGGATAGTTGACTTTAGGGACCCACTAAACCTTGTACATGTCTGTGGGGCATCTCATTATACTTGTGGTGCAACAAATATAATGCCAAGTGTTCACGGAGTCCTTCGGCGTCA containing:
- the LOC125513002 gene encoding kinesin-like protein KIN-10A; its protein translation is MSPRTLPPRPPGPTRRLTMAPSPGPSTGAVPASKRRLDFPQAAAAATPPRSAKRRRPANLFAAEDLVQLVGSIRRDLARVHAGTPSASTRSLLPRSPATPMSRSGSHLLLRSPATPKSTNTRLLLHSPATPRSAARRLRVPTAAARQERPVEAVARIRTLADGGAESALEVVGSGTSVRVRHTGACREFALDGVSASADEGLEAFYARFVRPRVEGVRAGAKCTVMVYGPTGSGKSHTMFGSDEQPGVVYRALTDVLEGGGDGDGESLVRVSVLEIYNEQVYDLLAGSGGANPKVRLELMGTRAKNATYISGNEAGKLSREVAEVEKRRAVKGTSCNARSSRSHCMIVLDVPSVGGRLMLVDMAGSENIEAAGQTGHEAKSETGRINQGNTTLKRVVESIANGDSHVPFRDSKLTMLLRDSFDDEGSKILMILCASPDPKDLHKTISTLEYGARAKCTRAAAHASTPSGKISSKDARYEMRLKDEEIARLRMKVRLMEAAAKEEEIRVKAVDEETRVLRSEMRMMEENMLMQHQELLAVKQWLQQVEREKLDVEDESHLAWRVMMKLAVYLQNLGSPLE